From the genome of Methylomonas sp. UP202, one region includes:
- a CDS encoding AraC family transcriptional regulator has product MAKLAKQSNAYQDRMERVCDYIRANLDDDLSVDRLCRIALFSKYHFHRQFSEYTGVNVFRFIQLTRLKRACYQLAYRQDLRIIDIAFEAKFENPESFARAFKKLFGQKPSQFRKQPQWQLWHQNYRLPAQRGKTDMQIEIVEFEQTKVAVLEHRGPVETLNDSIAVFIEWRRASGLSPKSTSNTYGLAYDDPETTAPENFRFDLCGSVEQDVPHNPQGVVTKTIPGGRCAVIHHVGPHEVMDDKIRFLYGTWLPESNEELRDFPCFFHYLNLFPDVPENELITDIYLPLKDA; this is encoded by the coding sequence ATGGCCAAGCTCGCTAAACAAAGTAATGCCTACCAAGACAGAATGGAACGGGTATGCGACTACATCCGCGCTAATCTGGACGACGATTTATCCGTCGACCGCTTGTGCCGGATTGCGCTGTTTTCCAAATACCATTTCCATCGGCAATTTTCCGAATATACCGGGGTTAACGTGTTTCGCTTCATTCAGCTAACGCGCTTAAAGCGGGCATGCTACCAGTTGGCATATCGCCAGGATCTGAGGATTATCGATATCGCCTTCGAAGCCAAGTTCGAAAATCCGGAATCGTTTGCCCGTGCCTTTAAGAAATTATTCGGCCAGAAGCCGTCGCAATTTAGAAAACAACCCCAGTGGCAACTCTGGCATCAAAACTACCGCCTACCGGCACAACGAGGAAAAACAGACATGCAAATAGAGATAGTGGAGTTCGAACAAACCAAGGTCGCCGTGTTAGAACACCGGGGGCCGGTTGAAACTTTAAACGACTCGATAGCGGTGTTTATAGAATGGCGCAGGGCCAGCGGATTGTCGCCTAAGAGCACCAGCAATACCTACGGGCTCGCCTACGACGACCCGGAAACCACGGCACCCGAGAATTTCAGATTCGACCTCTGCGGTTCGGTCGAACAGGACGTACCGCATAATCCGCAAGGCGTCGTCACCAAAACCATCCCCGGCGGGCGTTGCGCGGTGATTCACCACGTTGGGCCGCACGAAGTCATGGACGACAAAATACGTTTTTTGTACGGAACGTGGCTGCCTGAAAGTAACGAAGAATTAAGGGATTTTCCCTGTTTCTTTCATTACTTAAACCTATTCCCGGACGTCCCGGAAAATGAATTAATCACCGATATCTATTTGCCGTTGAAAGACGCTTGA
- a CDS encoding methyltransferase domain-containing protein yields MSDSSACLEPNGEPHSAVADQSNDSRILVSWAANAEPWTAAVREGQIASRRLATDQAVIDAVAACAPQSVLDIGCGEGWLVRALSARGIRAAGVDAIPALIAQARQAGPEAYYLASYQDIAQGKFRFQADTLVCNFSLFGKSTVETLFAAFGTSLPNGGRLIVQTLHPLTACGDLPYCDSWRIGSWQGFGPRFIDPPPWYFRTLSSWLALFTDSGFEIAEIREPSDPNTHQPLSILFVATVKLRPI; encoded by the coding sequence ATGAGCGACAGTAGCGCGTGTCTTGAGCCCAACGGCGAACCGCATTCCGCCGTTGCCGATCAAAGCAACGACAGTCGAATTTTGGTTTCTTGGGCGGCCAACGCCGAACCGTGGACGGCCGCGGTTCGCGAAGGGCAAATCGCCAGCCGCCGGTTGGCTACCGATCAGGCAGTCATAGATGCCGTCGCCGCATGCGCTCCGCAGTCTGTGCTGGATATCGGCTGCGGCGAAGGCTGGCTGGTACGGGCACTATCGGCAAGAGGCATTCGCGCGGCCGGCGTCGACGCCATTCCGGCGCTGATAGCGCAGGCTCGCCAAGCCGGCCCGGAGGCCTATTATCTGGCGTCCTACCAAGACATCGCACAAGGCAAATTTCGGTTTCAGGCCGACACGTTGGTGTGTAACTTTTCCTTATTCGGAAAATCCACCGTCGAAACGTTGTTTGCGGCGTTCGGAACCTCCTTACCCAATGGCGGAAGGCTGATCGTACAAACCTTGCATCCACTGACAGCCTGCGGCGACCTACCCTACTGTGACAGCTGGCGTATCGGTTCATGGCAAGGCTTCGGCCCAAGGTTCATCGATCCGCCGCCGTGGTACTTTCGCACGCTGAGCAGTTGGTTAGCCTTATTCACCGATAGCGGCTTCGAGATTGCCGAAATCCGCGAACCTAGCGATCCCAACACCCACCAGCCGTTGTCCATTCTATTCGTGGCAACCGTCAAATTGCGGCCCATTTGA
- a CDS encoding ArsI/CadI family heavy metal resistance metalloenzyme produces MKHFHVHIAVENIKVCIDFYSKLFDQQPTKQQEDYAKWMLEDPRINFAISARGHSIGLNHFGFQVDSSEELDELRKRGNIASAGNILDQGKTTCCYAKSEKYWMLDPQGLAWEYFHTMADILEFGDDTTNQSGACCIPVRGSELDAASAKTACCIPNGLSVTDSACCG; encoded by the coding sequence ATGAAACACTTTCACGTACACATTGCAGTAGAAAACATCAAGGTCTGCATCGACTTCTACAGCAAGCTGTTCGATCAACAACCGACCAAGCAACAAGAAGATTACGCGAAGTGGATGCTTGAAGATCCACGCATCAATTTCGCAATTTCAGCGAGAGGTCACTCGATAGGCTTAAACCATTTCGGTTTCCAAGTTGATTCGTCAGAAGAACTCGACGAGCTAAGAAAACGGGGGAACATTGCCTCTGCGGGAAATATTTTGGACCAAGGAAAAACGACCTGCTGTTACGCCAAAAGCGAAAAATATTGGATGCTTGATCCGCAAGGACTGGCTTGGGAATATTTTCATACGATGGCTGATATACTTGAGTTTGGCGATGACACTACCAATCAATCAGGTGCATGCTGCATTCCTGTTCGTGGTTCGGAGCTAGATGCAGCATCCGCTAAAACCGCGTGTTGCATTCCGAACGGGTTGTCCGTGACTGACAGTGCTTGTTGTGGTTGA
- a CDS encoding sigma-70 family RNA polymerase sigma factor gives MPVAPTTSKDIGATFATIQNSLRNYLRRQVDDPSIAEDLLQDVFVKALVTINANRTPANLTGWLYAVARTTVVDYYRSKRLDVTELDEDLPDTQQINDELLHRELANCLRPLTLQLPAIYRDTLLATDFGGQTMSSLAKEQGLSRSAIKSRASRARVMLKEKLLECCHVEQAGGIVTDYRPRSSSTCKVECA, from the coding sequence ATGCCAGTTGCGCCAACGACTTCAAAAGACATTGGCGCGACCTTCGCCACTATACAGAACAGTCTACGTAATTATTTGCGTAGGCAAGTGGACGACCCCAGCATTGCGGAAGACTTGCTTCAAGATGTCTTCGTCAAGGCATTGGTTACAATCAATGCCAATCGGACGCCCGCAAATCTTACGGGTTGGCTTTATGCTGTGGCCCGCACAACTGTAGTTGACTATTATCGTTCGAAGCGATTGGACGTAACCGAGTTGGATGAGGATTTACCAGACACGCAGCAAATCAATGATGAACTGCTCCATCGGGAACTGGCTAACTGCCTTAGGCCGCTTACCTTACAGCTACCCGCAATTTATCGCGACACATTACTGGCAACTGATTTCGGTGGACAAACCATGTCATCCTTGGCGAAAGAGCAAGGCTTGTCGCGGTCTGCCATCAAAAGCCGAGCGAGCCGGGCTAGAGTCATGCTGAAAGAAAAGCTTCTGGAATGTTGCCATGTTGAACAGGCCGGCGGAATCGTCACCGATTACCGGCCTCGATCATCTTCAACTTGCAAGGTTGAGTGTGCTTAG